A genomic stretch from Gouania willdenowi unplaced genomic scaffold, fGouWil2.1 scaffold_350_arrow_ctg1, whole genome shotgun sequence includes:
- the LOC114459810 gene encoding protein NLRC3-like gives NVFVFQLLEDNIISFVKAELKHMQKIVDGDDPECSESQMEGEDEEQRRSREAFLKITLYFLKRMKQEELAERLQSRTKAPQYKRELKSKLKKKFQCVSEGVAKAGSPTLLKEIYTELYITEGGGGEVNQEHEVIQIETASRRSDTAERAITLEELFKAPPGTPRPIRIVMTKGVAGIGKTLLTHKFTVDWAEDKAQQEVHFTFPLTFRELNVLRGRSFSLVGLVDHFFSGSKEAGICSFQDFLVLFILDGLDECRLPLDFRSTQTLTDVSESTSVEVLLINLIRGELLPSARLWITTRPAAANQIPPECVDMVTEVRGFTDPQKEEYFRRRSTDEEQVSRIISHIRTWRSLHIMCHIPLFCWITATVLEDVLKSREKGELPRTLTQIYSHYVVLQNKVKMVKFDGGAATDQHWSPQSREMMESLGKLAFEQLQKGNLIFYESDLTECGMDLRAASVCSGVFTQVFREESSLYQDKVFTFIHLSLQEFLAALHVHQTFISSKVNLLEHKPLNLPHSGGQPDFNLLHQSAVDEALWSPNGHLDLFLRFLLGLSLPTNQRLLQGLLTQTGSDSQTNQRTVEYIKKKLSESLSTERSINLFHCLNEVNDQSLLEQIQQSMRSGRLSTEKLSPAQWSALVFILLSSQEHLDVFDLKRFSPSEEAFLKLLPVIKASKKVKLSSCRLSERSCAALSSVLSSQSSSVKHLDLSNNDLQDSGVKLLCDGLKSPHCKLDFLSLSGCVITEVGGASLAAALSSNSSSVRELDLSY, from the exons aatgtgtttgtgttccagctgctggaggacaacatcatcagctttgttaaagctgaactcaaacacatgcagaagattgtagatggagatgatccagagtgctcagagagtcagatggagggtgaagatgaggagcagaggaggagcagggaggcctttctgaagatcacactgtatttcctgaagaggatgaagcaggaggagctggctgagcgtctgcagagca gaacaaaggCTCCTCAATACAAACGTGAGCTGAAGTCCAAGCTGAAGAAGAagttccagtgtgtgtctgagggtgtggctaaagcaggaagtcccaccctcctgaaggagatctacacagagctctacatcacagagggagggggtggagaggtcaaccaggaacatgaggtcatacagatagaaacagcatccaggagatcagacacagcagaaagagccatcacactagaagagctctttaaagcccctcctggaacacctcgaccaatcaggatagtgatgacaaagggcgtggctggcattgggaaaacactcttaacacacaagttcactgtagactgggctgaagacaaagcacagcaggaggtccacttcacattcccactgaccttcagagagctgaacgtgctgagggggaggagcttcagcttggtgggacttgttgatcacttcttctctggaagcaaagaagcaggaatctgcagcttccaggacttcctggttttgttcatcttggatggtctggatgagtgtcGACTCCCTCTGGACTTCCGCAGCACTCAGACCCTGACTGATGTCTCAGAGTCCACCTCAGTGGAGGTTCTGCTGATAaacctcatcagaggagaactgcttccatcagctcgcctctggataaccacacggcctgcagcagccaatcagatccctcctgagtgtgtggacatggtgacagaggtcagagggttcactgaccctcagaaggaggagtacttcaggaggaggtccacagatgaggagcaggtcAGCAGGATCATTTCCCACATTAGGACGTGGCGTAGTctccacatcatgtgccacatcccgctcttctgctggatcactgctacagttctggaggacgtgttgaagagcagagagaagggagagctgcccaggactctgactcagatctacagccactatgtggtccttcagaacaaagtcaagatggtgaagtttgatggaggagctgccacagatcaacactggagtccacagagcagggagatgatggagtctctgggaaaactggcttttgagcagctgcagaaaggaaacctgatcttctatgagagtgacctgacagagtgtggcatggacctcagagcagcctcagtgtgctcaggAGTGTTCACACAGGTCTTCAGAGAGGAGAGCAGCTTGTACCAGGACAAGGTGTTCACCTTCATCCACCTGAGCCTTCAGGAGTTTCTGGCTGCTCTTCATGTCCATCAGACCTTCATCAGCTCTAAAGTCAACCTGCTGGAACATAAACCACTGAACCTTCCCCATAGTGGAGGTCAGCCTGACTTTAACCTTCTCCATCAGAGTGCTGTGGACGAGGCCTTATGGAGTCCAAATGGACACTTGGACTTGTTCCTCCGCTTCCtgctgggtctttcactgccgaccaatcagaggctcctacaaggcctgctgacacagacaggaagtgactcaCAAACCAATCAGAGAACAGTTGAATACATCAAGAAGAAGCTGAGTGAGAGTttgtccacagagagaagcatcaACCTGTTCCACTGTCTGAATGAAGTGAATGATCAATCTCTGCTGGAGCAGATCCAACAGTCCATGAGATCAGGACGTCTCTCCACAGAGAAactgtctcctgctcagtggtcagctctggtcttcatcttactgtcatcacaagaacatctggatgtctttgacctgaagagattctctccttcagaggaagcttttctgaagctgctcccagtgatcaaagcctccaagaaagttaa GTTGAGTTCCTGTcgtctctcagagagaagttgtgcagctctgtcctcagtcctcagctctcagtcctccagtgtgaaacatctggacctgagtaacaatgatctgcaggattcaggagtgaagctgctgtgtgacggactgaagagtcctcactgtaaactggactttCTCAG tctgtcaggttgtgtcatcacagaggtgggcggggcttctctggcagcagctttgagctccaactcctccagtgtgagagagctggacctgagctac
- the LOC114459811 gene encoding extensin-like: MPMHRRPTYVQEPLLQTQALPWTRKCSQASRKSGGQGAQTTPSWMSSPPDAPETPSREAATAHHTHIRESTKEPKTQRTPPPTPTPNPKAPHQHPPHQASRPSSLGPHFETPINPPQPRYRCQHPPVRPLPTPARQAAQGQHTPRTAPKATRPHPKGRGPPTPCRADTARRDPPNRAPSNTPPKTHRPAIPDCTILMYLYPSINRGAGPPPDRPKYVILPTFLLWCLSIPQARGTSQSPV; this comes from the coding sequence ATGCCAATGCATCGTAGACCCAcgtatgtgcaagaaccactactgcaaacccaagcgctgccctggACCCGAaaatgcagccaggctagcagaaagagtgggggccagggagcccagacAACCCCCTCATGGATGAGCAGCCCTCCAGACGCCCCTGAgaccccaagccgagaggcagcaaccgcccaccacacacacatccgagaaagcACCAAGGAACCGAAGACCCAacgcaccccgccaccgaccccaacccccaaccccaaggccccccaccaacaTCCACCCCACCAAGCCAGCCGGCCAAGCTCGCTGGGCCCTCATTTCGAAACGCCAATCAACCCGCCCCAACCCCGCTACAGATGCCAGCACCCCCCAGTGCGCCCACTCCCCACACcagcgaggcaggccgcccagGGCCAGCACACACCGAGGacagcccccaaggcaaccaggccACACCCAAAGGGAAGAGGCCCCCCCACGCCTTGCCGGGCCGACACTGCTCGAAGAGACCCTCCAAatagagcccccagcaacacgcCTCCCAAGACCCACCGCCCCGCTATACCCGAttgcaccatcctgatgtatttgtacCCATCCATCAACAGAGGAGCCGGGCcgccacccgacaggcccaaatatgtgatccTACCCACcttcctgttatggtgcctctccattccccaagcGAGAGGAACTTCCcaatcccctgtgtga